One window of the Marmota flaviventris isolate mMarFla1 chromosome 2, mMarFla1.hap1, whole genome shotgun sequence genome contains the following:
- the Rccd1 gene encoding RCC1 domain-containing protein 1 isoform X2: MSVPSVVLIRAPPPYKEAPAPGRPETQGVAPLLVCKKHLCSSPIPGTLRPQPGGGGQRALRSMAGERPGAWFGFGFCGFGQALGSRRGRQVRSPEPLRAGVDVCRVSASWSYTAFVTRAGRLELSGSTNGAADDCRDAWASEGLLVVIRTGTESGTELQAWTPGSALRGAPLWTQKLAPEAEVEDQARDESGAGSLPLLPGACAYVSPQPPFSRTLVPELRARRLELGAEHVLLLCAAGQVFSWGGGRHGQLGHGTLEAELEPRLLEALQGLPMAEVAAGGWHSVCVSETGDIYIWGWNESGQLALPARNLAEDKKIFTEEGLNEDGSEVNRLSGAEDGAPAPFISVQPFPALLDLPLGSDVVKASCGSRHTAVVTRTGELYTWGWGSKEARRNLLPVMTGCHWTFGTLSLALEAFWLQSPGFTEQAPAGGKYGQLGHKDSTSVDQPCLVEYFVEKQLQVKTVTCGPWNTYVYAVEKEKT, translated from the exons ATGAGTGTTCCCTCGGTGGTTCTAATCCGAGCTCCTCCGCCCT ATAAGGAAGCTCCAGCTCCTGGGAGGCCAGAGACGCAGGGTGTCGCACCCTTGCTCGTCTGCAAGAAGCACCTGTGTTCCAGCCCTATTCCTGGGACCTTGCGACCCCAGCCGGGTGGCGGCGGGCAGAGGGCGCTGCGGAGCATGGCCGGAGAGCGACCCGGGGCTTGGTTCGGCTTCGGTTTCTGTGGCTTCGGGCAGGCGCTGGGCTCCAGGCGAGGACGCCAGGTGCGCAGTCCTGAGCCGCTGCGGGCGGGCGTCGATGTTTGTCGAGTTAGCGCGAGCTGGAGCTACACAGCCTTCGTGACCC GTGCAGGTCGCTTGGAGCTGTCTGGCTCCACTAATGGAGCGGCAGACGACTGCAGGGATGCTTGGGCCTCGGAAGGACTCCTCGTGGTGATTCGCACCGGGACGGAGTCTGGGACTGAACTGCAGGCGTGGACGCCGGGCTCGGCGCTGCGTGGGGCGCCCCTTTGGACCCAGAAGCTGGCGCctgaggctgaggtggaagaCCAAGCACGAGATGAGTCTGGAGCTGGCTCGCTGCCCCTGCTGCCTGGCGCCTGCGCCTACGTGAGTCCGCAGCCACCCTTTAGCCGGACTCTGGTCCCGGAGCTGCGGGCACGCCGGCTAGAGCTGGGCGCGGAACACGTGTTGTTGCTGTGCGCTGCTGGCCAGGTGTTCTCCTGGGGCGGGGGCAG GCACGGACAGCTGGGCCACGGGACGCTGGAGGCAGAGTTGGAACCAAGGCTTTTGGAGGCGTTGCAGGGCTTACCCATGGCCGAGGTGGCGGCTGGCGGCTGgcattctgtgtgtgtgagtg AAACAGGGGATATTTATATCTGGGGCTGGAATGAATCGGGGCAACTGGCCCTGCCTGCAAGGAACCTGGCAGAGGATAAGAAGATTTTTACAGAGGAAG GTCTGAATGAAGATGGTTCTGAAGTGAATAGACTatctggggctgaggatggagcccctGCTCCCTTCATATCTGTACAGCCCTTCCCAGCTCTATTGGATCTTCCCCTGGGCTCAGATGTAGTCAAAGCCAGCTGTGGATCCCGGCACACTGCTGTAGTGACAA GAACAGGAGAGCTGTacacctggggctggg GTAGCAAGGAAGCTCGGAGGAACCTCTTGCCTGTAATGACTGGTTGCCACTGGACTTTTGGGACCCTGAGCCTGGCCCTAGAGGCTTTCTGGCTCCAGTCTCCTGGATTCACAGAGCAAGCACCAGCAGGGG GTAAATATGGACAGCTTGGCCACAAGGATAGCACCAGCGTGGATCAGCCCTGCCTTGTGGAATACTTTGTAGAGAAACAGCTCCAAGTGAAGACAGTCACCTGTGGGCCATGGAACACCTATGTGTATGCTGTGGAAAAAGAGAAGACCtga
- the Rccd1 gene encoding RCC1 domain-containing protein 1 isoform X1, which yields MASLGARLFKAALLRSATWRKDFPEGWRVLGQDQDKEAPAPGRPETQGVAPLLVCKKHLCSSPIPGTLRPQPGGGGQRALRSMAGERPGAWFGFGFCGFGQALGSRRGRQVRSPEPLRAGVDVCRVSASWSYTAFVTRAGRLELSGSTNGAADDCRDAWASEGLLVVIRTGTESGTELQAWTPGSALRGAPLWTQKLAPEAEVEDQARDESGAGSLPLLPGACAYVSPQPPFSRTLVPELRARRLELGAEHVLLLCAAGQVFSWGGGRHGQLGHGTLEAELEPRLLEALQGLPMAEVAAGGWHSVCVSETGDIYIWGWNESGQLALPARNLAEDKKIFTEEGLNEDGSEVNRLSGAEDGAPAPFISVQPFPALLDLPLGSDVVKASCGSRHTAVVTRTGELYTWGWGSKEARRNLLPVMTGCHWTFGTLSLALEAFWLQSPGFTEQAPAGGKYGQLGHKDSTSVDQPCLVEYFVEKQLQVKTVTCGPWNTYVYAVEKEKT from the exons ATGGCCTCGCTTGGCGCGCGGCTCTTCAAAGCTGCTCTCCTCCGCAGCGCTACCTGGAGAAAGGACTTTCCTGAGGGATGGAGGGTACTGGGCCAGGATCAAG ATAAGGAAGCTCCAGCTCCTGGGAGGCCAGAGACGCAGGGTGTCGCACCCTTGCTCGTCTGCAAGAAGCACCTGTGTTCCAGCCCTATTCCTGGGACCTTGCGACCCCAGCCGGGTGGCGGCGGGCAGAGGGCGCTGCGGAGCATGGCCGGAGAGCGACCCGGGGCTTGGTTCGGCTTCGGTTTCTGTGGCTTCGGGCAGGCGCTGGGCTCCAGGCGAGGACGCCAGGTGCGCAGTCCTGAGCCGCTGCGGGCGGGCGTCGATGTTTGTCGAGTTAGCGCGAGCTGGAGCTACACAGCCTTCGTGACCC GTGCAGGTCGCTTGGAGCTGTCTGGCTCCACTAATGGAGCGGCAGACGACTGCAGGGATGCTTGGGCCTCGGAAGGACTCCTCGTGGTGATTCGCACCGGGACGGAGTCTGGGACTGAACTGCAGGCGTGGACGCCGGGCTCGGCGCTGCGTGGGGCGCCCCTTTGGACCCAGAAGCTGGCGCctgaggctgaggtggaagaCCAAGCACGAGATGAGTCTGGAGCTGGCTCGCTGCCCCTGCTGCCTGGCGCCTGCGCCTACGTGAGTCCGCAGCCACCCTTTAGCCGGACTCTGGTCCCGGAGCTGCGGGCACGCCGGCTAGAGCTGGGCGCGGAACACGTGTTGTTGCTGTGCGCTGCTGGCCAGGTGTTCTCCTGGGGCGGGGGCAG GCACGGACAGCTGGGCCACGGGACGCTGGAGGCAGAGTTGGAACCAAGGCTTTTGGAGGCGTTGCAGGGCTTACCCATGGCCGAGGTGGCGGCTGGCGGCTGgcattctgtgtgtgtgagtg AAACAGGGGATATTTATATCTGGGGCTGGAATGAATCGGGGCAACTGGCCCTGCCTGCAAGGAACCTGGCAGAGGATAAGAAGATTTTTACAGAGGAAG GTCTGAATGAAGATGGTTCTGAAGTGAATAGACTatctggggctgaggatggagcccctGCTCCCTTCATATCTGTACAGCCCTTCCCAGCTCTATTGGATCTTCCCCTGGGCTCAGATGTAGTCAAAGCCAGCTGTGGATCCCGGCACACTGCTGTAGTGACAA GAACAGGAGAGCTGTacacctggggctggg GTAGCAAGGAAGCTCGGAGGAACCTCTTGCCTGTAATGACTGGTTGCCACTGGACTTTTGGGACCCTGAGCCTGGCCCTAGAGGCTTTCTGGCTCCAGTCTCCTGGATTCACAGAGCAAGCACCAGCAGGGG GTAAATATGGACAGCTTGGCCACAAGGATAGCACCAGCGTGGATCAGCCCTGCCTTGTGGAATACTTTGTAGAGAAACAGCTCCAAGTGAAGACAGTCACCTGTGGGCCATGGAACACCTATGTGTATGCTGTGGAAAAAGAGAAGACCtga
- the Rccd1 gene encoding RCC1 domain-containing protein 1 isoform X3 — MASLGARLFKAALLRSATWRKDFPEGWRVLGQDQDKEAPAPGRPETQGVAPLLVCKKHLCSSPIPGTLRPQPGGGGQRALRSMAGERPGAWFGFGFCGFGQALGSRRGRQVRSPEPLRAGVDVCRVSASWSYTAFVTRAGRLELSGSTNGAADDCRDAWASEGLLVVIRTGTESGTELQAWTPGSALRGAPLWTQKLAPEAEVEDQARDESGAGSLPLLPGACAYVSPQPPFSRTLVPELRARRLELGAEHVLLLCAAGQVFSWGGGRHGQLGHGTLEAELEPRLLEALQGLPMAEVAAGGWHSVCVSETGDIYIWGWNESGQLALPARNLAEDKKIFTEEGLNEDGSEVNRLSGAEDGAPAPFISVQPFPALLDLPLGSDVVKASCGSRHTAVVTRTGELYTWGWGKYGQLGHKDSTSVDQPCLVEYFVEKQLQVKTVTCGPWNTYVYAVEKEKT, encoded by the exons ATGGCCTCGCTTGGCGCGCGGCTCTTCAAAGCTGCTCTCCTCCGCAGCGCTACCTGGAGAAAGGACTTTCCTGAGGGATGGAGGGTACTGGGCCAGGATCAAG ATAAGGAAGCTCCAGCTCCTGGGAGGCCAGAGACGCAGGGTGTCGCACCCTTGCTCGTCTGCAAGAAGCACCTGTGTTCCAGCCCTATTCCTGGGACCTTGCGACCCCAGCCGGGTGGCGGCGGGCAGAGGGCGCTGCGGAGCATGGCCGGAGAGCGACCCGGGGCTTGGTTCGGCTTCGGTTTCTGTGGCTTCGGGCAGGCGCTGGGCTCCAGGCGAGGACGCCAGGTGCGCAGTCCTGAGCCGCTGCGGGCGGGCGTCGATGTTTGTCGAGTTAGCGCGAGCTGGAGCTACACAGCCTTCGTGACCC GTGCAGGTCGCTTGGAGCTGTCTGGCTCCACTAATGGAGCGGCAGACGACTGCAGGGATGCTTGGGCCTCGGAAGGACTCCTCGTGGTGATTCGCACCGGGACGGAGTCTGGGACTGAACTGCAGGCGTGGACGCCGGGCTCGGCGCTGCGTGGGGCGCCCCTTTGGACCCAGAAGCTGGCGCctgaggctgaggtggaagaCCAAGCACGAGATGAGTCTGGAGCTGGCTCGCTGCCCCTGCTGCCTGGCGCCTGCGCCTACGTGAGTCCGCAGCCACCCTTTAGCCGGACTCTGGTCCCGGAGCTGCGGGCACGCCGGCTAGAGCTGGGCGCGGAACACGTGTTGTTGCTGTGCGCTGCTGGCCAGGTGTTCTCCTGGGGCGGGGGCAG GCACGGACAGCTGGGCCACGGGACGCTGGAGGCAGAGTTGGAACCAAGGCTTTTGGAGGCGTTGCAGGGCTTACCCATGGCCGAGGTGGCGGCTGGCGGCTGgcattctgtgtgtgtgagtg AAACAGGGGATATTTATATCTGGGGCTGGAATGAATCGGGGCAACTGGCCCTGCCTGCAAGGAACCTGGCAGAGGATAAGAAGATTTTTACAGAGGAAG GTCTGAATGAAGATGGTTCTGAAGTGAATAGACTatctggggctgaggatggagcccctGCTCCCTTCATATCTGTACAGCCCTTCCCAGCTCTATTGGATCTTCCCCTGGGCTCAGATGTAGTCAAAGCCAGCTGTGGATCCCGGCACACTGCTGTAGTGACAA GAACAGGAGAGCTGTacacctggggctggg GTAAATATGGACAGCTTGGCCACAAGGATAGCACCAGCGTGGATCAGCCCTGCCTTGTGGAATACTTTGTAGAGAAACAGCTCCAAGTGAAGACAGTCACCTGTGGGCCATGGAACACCTATGTGTATGCTGTGGAAAAAGAGAAGACCtga